From Paenibacillus sp. V4I7, one genomic window encodes:
- a CDS encoding WGxxGxxG family protein, translating into MKKFRTITLAVALTTALSFGATGALATGTTGTTGTTGTTGTGTTTTSGYTGSNYDATVGTGTTGTTTTGTTGTTTGGTGTDVMGQINGYGTNMMDRMNTTGMNNNYDTSSYRATATTGADDDMDWGWLGLVGLLGLVGLRGRDKRRDEIR; encoded by the coding sequence GTGAAAAAGTTTCGTACAATTACTTTGGCGGTAGCTTTGACAACGGCATTAAGTTTTGGGGCAACTGGTGCACTGGCTACTGGAACTACAGGAACTACTGGAACTACTGGAACAACGGGGACAGGAACTACGACAACATCGGGATATACAGGAAGTAATTATGACGCTACTGTAGGTACTGGTACTACAGGTACTACAACTACAGGTACTACAGGTACTACTACTGGTGGTACTGGCACCGACGTTATGGGTCAAATCAATGGTTACGGCACAAATATGATGGACCGAATGAATACTACAGGTATGAACAATAATTATGACACTTCGTCCTATCGTGCCACTGCGACTACTGGGGCAGACGATGATATGGACTGGGGATGGCTTGGTCTGGTAGGTTTGTTGGGCTTAGTTGGTCTTAGAGGAAGAGATAAACGAAGAGATGAAATTAGGTAA
- the trmB gene encoding tRNA (guanosine(46)-N7)-methyltransferase TrmB yields the protein MRLRGRKGIREDIERQKELVVLNAKEYKGKWAELFGNNNPIHAELGMGKGRFISEMSKKYPNINFIGVDMYDELIRKASEKAKNAHEIKTDDEAESALSIPNLKLMLFNIEHIEEAFAEGELERVYLNFSDPWPKKKHARRRLTHPGFVEKYQQILNANGEIHLKTDSQSLFEFSLNSFADMGLRMRNISLNLHVDGIHPNHVMTEYETKFAGQGMNIHRCEVVIGEKVLASHLEQLNKAKSE from the coding sequence ATGCGTTTACGGGGAAGAAAAGGAATTCGAGAAGATATAGAACGTCAAAAGGAACTCGTTGTTTTAAATGCCAAGGAATATAAAGGCAAATGGGCCGAGTTATTCGGTAACAACAACCCGATTCATGCCGAGCTTGGGATGGGCAAAGGGCGCTTCATTAGTGAAATGAGTAAGAAATATCCGAACATTAATTTCATTGGTGTTGATATGTATGACGAATTGATTCGCAAAGCAAGTGAGAAAGCAAAGAATGCTCATGAAATCAAGACGGATGATGAGGCGGAGTCTGCGCTAAGCATACCGAACTTGAAGCTAATGCTTTTCAATATCGAACATATTGAGGAAGCTTTTGCTGAAGGTGAATTAGAGCGGGTTTATTTGAATTTCAGTGATCCATGGCCGAAGAAAAAGCATGCTCGTAGACGTTTAACGCATCCGGGCTTTGTTGAGAAATATCAGCAAATATTAAATGCGAACGGCGAGATTCACTTGAAAACCGATTCGCAATCATTGTTCGAATTCTCCCTCAATTCTTTTGCAGATATGGGACTGAGAATGCGAAATATTTCCTTAAACCTGCATGTGGATGGGATTCATCCTAACCATGTTATGACTGAATACGAAACGAAGTTCGCCGGGCAAGGTATGAACATTCATCGCTGTGAAGTGGTTATTGGCGAAAAAGTGCTTGCTTCTCATCTGGAGCAGTTGAACAAAGCCAAATCGGAATAG
- a CDS encoding glycosyltransferase: MDVLHGKKRVLILSEGFGAGHTQAAYALAVNLEQRCSTIETRVLELGSFLHPTLAPWIIHAYKKTLTSQPKLYGRLYRSQYKKSLNRLTQLALHRIFYAQTAAIIQQWAPQAIVCTHPFPSVVVSRLKRAGLDIPLCTVITDYDVHGTWVSREVNKYMVSTEDVKNKLLGRGITAAQVEITGIPVHPSFRVAHDKALIRQQFQLASLPTVLVMGGGWGLIGGDSLSEHLITWRDRIQFIFCLGNNEKALAKLAMDARYQHPNIHLLGFTQEIGKLMEASDLLVTKPGGMTCSEGLAKSIPMLFYDPIPGQEEENVHYFTQLGFGEPIRSADTIANWLSMLASRYTDVEAKRASNYHKKKMYLPSTDCSEVIMQLLG; this comes from the coding sequence ATGGATGTCTTGCATGGTAAAAAACGGGTTCTCATTCTTTCTGAAGGCTTCGGAGCCGGACATACGCAAGCGGCTTATGCACTTGCCGTAAACTTAGAACAGCGTTGTTCTACAATCGAGACACGTGTATTAGAATTAGGCTCATTCCTGCACCCGACCTTAGCACCTTGGATCATCCATGCTTACAAAAAGACACTAACCTCTCAGCCCAAGCTGTACGGCCGATTGTACCGCTCTCAATACAAGAAATCGCTCAACCGCTTGACGCAATTAGCCTTACATCGCATTTTTTATGCACAGACAGCGGCGATTATCCAGCAGTGGGCTCCTCAAGCTATTGTCTGCACACACCCTTTTCCCAGTGTTGTCGTATCTAGACTGAAAAGAGCTGGATTAGACATCCCGCTATGTACGGTCATTACAGACTACGATGTCCATGGGACTTGGGTCAGTAGAGAAGTAAATAAATATATGGTTTCGACAGAAGACGTCAAAAATAAACTGCTGGGCCGCGGTATCACGGCAGCCCAAGTCGAAATCACAGGAATTCCCGTTCATCCAAGCTTTCGTGTTGCCCACGATAAAGCCCTGATTCGACAGCAATTCCAGCTGGCATCTCTGCCTACCGTACTAGTTATGGGAGGTGGCTGGGGATTAATCGGCGGCGATTCACTCAGTGAGCACTTGATAACATGGAGAGATCGAATCCAATTCATATTTTGCTTAGGCAATAATGAGAAAGCATTAGCAAAGCTGGCGATGGACGCCCGATATCAGCATCCCAATATCCATTTGCTTGGGTTTACCCAAGAAATCGGCAAGTTAATGGAAGCTTCCGATTTGCTTGTAACGAAGCCCGGGGGTATGACCTGCTCAGAAGGGCTTGCAAAGTCGATCCCCATGCTTTTTTATGATCCGATACCGGGTCAGGAAGAAGAGAATGTCCACTATTTTACACAGCTTGGCTTTGGCGAACCGATCCGATCTGCAGATACAATTGCGAACTGGTTATCGATGTTGGCTAGCAGGTATACGGATGTAGAGGCTAAGCGCGCTTCTAATTATCATAAAAAGAAGATGTATCTTCCCTCAACTGATTGTTCAGAGGTCATTATGCAATTGCTTGGGTGA
- a CDS encoding phosphatase PAP2 family protein — protein sequence MSRVVHWLQHHETRIFHFVNQRIQHFFLDHFFNKITHLGGATASIAISLCFALFGQGPLRTAGIQALLALTISHIPVAFIKKKYPRLRPYLVHPQTITYKNPLTDHSFPSGHTTAIFSIIFPFVTAVPILGLILIPLALIVGLSRIYLGLHYPSDCIVGCLIGTTASLVTVAFWG from the coding sequence ATGAGCAGGGTCGTACACTGGCTTCAGCATCATGAAACACGCATATTCCACTTTGTGAATCAACGTATCCAGCACTTCTTCCTTGATCATTTCTTTAATAAAATCACACATTTAGGCGGGGCCACAGCCTCCATTGCGATATCCTTATGCTTTGCATTGTTCGGTCAAGGCCCACTGCGTACAGCAGGCATTCAAGCTCTTCTTGCCTTAACCATCAGTCATATCCCAGTTGCTTTTATCAAAAAGAAATACCCAAGACTTAGACCTTACCTGGTACACCCTCAAACCATTACTTATAAAAACCCGCTGACGGATCATTCCTTTCCTTCCGGGCATACAACCGCTATCTTCTCAATCATTTTCCCTTTTGTTACAGCCGTGCCTATACTTGGACTTATTCTCATACCGCTCGCATTAATCGTTGGTCTATCACGTATCTACCTAGGGCTGCACTATCCTTCCGATTGTATCGTTGGATGTTTAATTGGAACGACGGCTTCTCTAGTGACAGTAGCTTTCTGGGGGTAA
- a CDS encoding glycosyltransferase family 1 protein yields the protein MRVALFTDTFLPDVNGVAKTLGRWTRFLESKDVACKVFAPTSMTEGDNDPFRVERFYSIPFLLYPECRLAIPNPLNVRKSLHAFQPTLIHCATPFNLGLFGLHHARKHKTPLVASYHTHFDQYLSHYKIPWVETTLWKYMQWFHQSCQKVYVPSMSTLQHLQAKGLSHLEIWSRGVDAERFQPIVDRKSVLGTYGVDPAKFVMLYVGRLAPEKSVEVALDSFTALPAAIRDDSHLIIAGDGPSAAVLRECYGGAPGVTFTGFVQGTQLAELYAAADVFLFPSATETFGNVVLESMASGTTVIGAAAGGVQDNIEHEVTGLLCPSGEVAAFTQAIIRLYESQETRHRLAIAGREFALRQSWDHIFNQLLASYEEVAYRTAVNQSHLHSKRMIQ from the coding sequence TTGAGAGTTGCCTTATTTACAGATACATTCCTGCCAGATGTAAATGGAGTTGCCAAGACACTTGGCAGATGGACGCGGTTTTTGGAATCCAAAGATGTGGCTTGCAAAGTGTTTGCTCCTACTAGTATGACAGAAGGTGACAACGATCCGTTCCGTGTAGAACGTTTTTACAGTATTCCCTTTTTATTGTACCCCGAATGTCGCTTAGCTATCCCAAATCCTCTCAATGTTCGCAAATCCCTCCATGCCTTTCAGCCTACACTCATTCATTGTGCAACCCCTTTCAATTTGGGACTTTTTGGCTTGCACCATGCTCGCAAACACAAAACGCCATTAGTTGCGTCCTACCATACTCACTTCGACCAATACTTGAGTCATTATAAAATACCTTGGGTGGAGACTACGCTGTGGAAATACATGCAATGGTTTCACCAAAGCTGTCAGAAGGTGTATGTGCCTTCGATGTCTACCTTGCAGCATCTGCAAGCCAAAGGGTTAAGTCATTTAGAGATTTGGAGCCGCGGTGTCGATGCGGAACGTTTCCAGCCGATTGTCGACCGAAAGTCAGTACTCGGGACATATGGCGTAGATCCTGCAAAGTTCGTTATGCTTTATGTCGGGCGTTTAGCCCCTGAGAAAAGTGTAGAGGTCGCACTAGACAGTTTTACTGCACTGCCTGCTGCGATCAGAGATGATAGTCATCTAATTATTGCTGGTGACGGACCGTCTGCCGCAGTGTTGCGCGAATGTTATGGAGGGGCTCCAGGAGTTACTTTTACCGGATTCGTTCAGGGGACACAGCTCGCTGAGCTTTATGCAGCTGCAGATGTGTTTCTTTTTCCTTCAGCTACAGAGACTTTCGGCAATGTTGTTCTGGAGTCCATGGCTTCTGGGACAACGGTGATTGGAGCTGCTGCTGGCGGGGTACAGGATAATATTGAGCATGAAGTAACGGGTTTACTCTGTCCATCTGGCGAGGTTGCTGCTTTCACACAAGCAATCATAAGATTGTATGAATCACAAGAGACTCGTCACAGACTTGCCATTGCGGGTAGGGAGTTTGCCCTGCGCCAATCTTGGGATCACATCTTTAACCAATTGTTGGCCAGCTATGAGGAAGTGGCCTATAGGACAGCTGTAAATCAGTCCCACTTACATTCAAAACGTATGATTCAATAA